The proteins below come from a single Ostrinia nubilalis chromosome Z, ilOstNubi1.1, whole genome shotgun sequence genomic window:
- the LOC135086856 gene encoding lysophospholipid acyltransferase 5 translates to MWGLFLSVLSWLQLSPVPFIADVIGTTEPALKLLISILMGYPLAVVYHKYVRHQYKEHRNNYFILTGLDMAYYNFGLSMFHNVIPAVVIYLTTMVLGPGKKNVIVSLIFNMSYLLIGYIVTESEDYDITWTMPHCVLTLKLIALSFDLWDGKKMSKGEELSANTKKTALTQAPSFLELIGFIYFPACFLVGPIFSFRRYSDYLNDKFPLDKEEAVFNKQAMTRLLQGVAYLIAFQVGVSVFSMKYILSDEFWDASIFYRHLYCGLWAHFALYKYISCWLLTEASCIRFGLSFNGTEKKDDDTVVSKWDGCSNIKLLRFEFATKFQHYIESFNCNTNHFAAEYIYKRLKFLGDRNLSQGCTLLFLALWHGTRSGYYMTFFNEFMIMYMEKELEPIISKTKIYNQMWANKYTSYILYFLLKLYTIVFMGWSLVPFDVKVFSKWCSIYASLYFSGFLFFLPWAFAYKPMLLSVKNKL, encoded by the exons ATGTGGGGTCTATTTTTGTCGGTTCTGAGCTGGTTACAGCTCAGTCCAGTACCATTTATCGCAGATGTGATTGGTACCACAGAACCTGCACTCAAACTCCTCATATCTATTTTAATGGGGTACCCCTTAGCTGTAGTTTACCACAAATATGTAAGGCATCAGTATAAAGAACATcgaaacaattattttattctgaCTGGATTAGACATGGCCTACTACAATTTCGGTTTATCCATGTTCCATAATGTCATACCAGCTGTTGTCATCTACCTCACTACAATGGTGCTCGGGCCGGGCAAGAAGAATGTAATTGTGTCTTTAATATTCAACATGTCCTATCTACTGATTGGATATATAGTAACTGAGTCAGAAGACTATGACATCACATGGACAATGCCTCATTGCGTGCTCACACTGAAGTTGATAGCACTCTCTTTTGACCTCTGGGACGGAAAGAAAATGTCAAAAGGAGAAGAGCTCTCGGCCAATACTAAAAAGACAGCCCTGACACAAGCGCCATCGTTCCTGGAATTGATTGGTTTCATATACTTTCCTGCATGTTTCCTTGTTGGGCCAATTTTCTCCTTCCGGCGGTACTCAGATTACCTAAATGACAAGTTTCCTTTAGACAAAGAAGAGGCTGTGTTCAATAAGCAAGCAATGACTAGATTATTACAAGGAGTGGCCTATTTAATTGCTTTCCAAGTTGGAG tgtCGGTGTTCAGCATGAAGTACATCCTATCTGACGAGTTCTGGGACGCATCAATCTTCTACCGCCACCTGTACTGCGGGCTCTGGGCTCATTTCGCTCTTTACAAGTACATTTCGTGTTGGTTGCTCACTGAAg CATCTTGCATACGCTTCGGGCTATCGTTCAACGGAACGGAGAAAAAGGACGACGACACGGTGGTATCGAAGTGGGATGGCTGCAGCAACATCAAGCTGCTTCGCTTCGAGTTCGCCACCAAATTCCAGCACTACATCGAGAGTTTCAACTGCAACACCAACCACTTCGCAGCTGAGTATATTTACAAACGTCTCAAGTTCCTAGGCGACAGGAACCTCAGCCAGGGCTGCACGCTCCTCTTCCTAGCGCTATGGCACGGCACACGATCCGGCTACTACATGACATTCTTCAACGAATTCATGATTATGTACATGGAAAAGGAACTCGAACCTATCATCAGTAAAACCAAAATCTACAACCAAATGTGGGCCAACAAGTACACGTCTTACATACTATATTTCCTCCTCAAACTGTACACAATAGTTTTCATGGGATGGAGCTTGGTGCCCTTCGATGTCAAAGTGTTCTCCAAGTGGTGCAGCATTTACGCTAGCCTGTATTTCTCTGGGTTCCTTTTCTTCTTGCCATGGGCATTTGCTTATAAACCGATGTTATTGTCAGTAAAAAACAAGTTGTAA